One Microbacterium marinum genomic window carries:
- a CDS encoding ThuA domain-containing protein produces the protein MTGRHALVVRGGWDGHHPVEATELFLPFLREQGFEVRVEDSPEVYADGAAMADVDLILQCVTMSTISREASKGLRDAVAAGAGFAGWHGGIADSFRNEADYLQLVGGQFATHPGRQPDERPGDERDNYLDYVVEITDLGRAHPITQGIGDFALHTEQYWVLHDDLIDVLATTTHPTQSYHPWHRPIVSPAVWTREWGAGRIFVATPGHSPDVLRHPDVRTIIERGLLWAGRTP, from the coding sequence CTGACCGGGCGTCACGCGCTCGTCGTCCGCGGCGGGTGGGACGGGCACCACCCCGTCGAGGCGACCGAGCTGTTCCTGCCGTTCCTGCGGGAGCAGGGCTTCGAGGTGCGGGTCGAGGACAGCCCGGAGGTGTACGCCGACGGCGCCGCGATGGCGGACGTCGACCTCATCCTCCAGTGCGTGACGATGTCGACCATCTCGCGCGAGGCGAGCAAGGGGCTGCGCGACGCCGTCGCCGCGGGCGCCGGGTTCGCCGGCTGGCACGGCGGGATCGCCGATTCCTTCCGCAACGAGGCCGACTACCTCCAGCTCGTCGGCGGCCAGTTCGCGACGCACCCCGGGCGTCAGCCCGACGAACGCCCCGGCGACGAACGCGACAACTACCTCGACTACGTCGTCGAGATCACCGATCTCGGCCGCGCGCACCCGATCACCCAGGGGATCGGCGACTTCGCGCTGCACACCGAGCAGTACTGGGTGCTCCACGACGACCTCATCGACGTGCTGGCTACGACGACGCATCCGACGCAGAGCTACCACCCGTGGCATCGGCCGATCGTGAGCCCCGCCGTGTGGACGCGCGAGTGGGGCGCCGGGCGGATCTTCGTCGCCACGCCGGGCCACTCACCGGACGTCCTCCGCCACCCCGATGTCCGCACCATCATCGAGAGGGGCCTGCTGTGGGCCGGCCGCACGCCGTAG
- the xylA gene encoding xylose isomerase, with amino-acid sequence MPTPTPADKFSFGLWTVGYNGADPFGGPTRPALDVVHAVEKLAELGAYGLTFHDDDLFAFGSTDAERQTQIDRLKGALDATGLIVPMVTTNLFSAPVFKDGGFTANDRDVRRYALRKVFRQLDLGAELGAKTFVMWGGREGAEYDSAKDIRQALERYREAVNLLGDYVTDKGYDIKFAIEPKPNEPRGDILLPTLGHAIAFIDSLERPELVGLNPEVGHEQMAGLNFAAGIAQALYHGKLFHIDLNGQRGIKYDQDLVFGHGDLHNAFALVDLLENGGPGGIPAYEGPRHFDYKPSRTEDETGVWESAAANMRTYLLLKERAAAFRADPEVQEALAAAKVDELSTPTLNPGETYDDFLADRSAYEDFDPAAYFGGKGGGFVRLQQLATEHLLGAR; translated from the coding sequence ATGCCCACCCCCACCCCCGCCGACAAGTTCAGCTTCGGTCTGTGGACCGTCGGTTACAACGGCGCCGACCCGTTCGGTGGCCCGACCCGCCCCGCTCTCGACGTCGTGCACGCGGTCGAGAAGCTCGCCGAGCTCGGCGCGTACGGCCTGACCTTCCACGACGACGACCTGTTCGCCTTCGGGTCCACCGACGCCGAACGTCAGACGCAGATCGACCGCCTCAAGGGTGCGCTCGATGCAACCGGACTCATCGTGCCGATGGTCACGACCAACCTGTTCAGCGCCCCCGTCTTCAAGGACGGCGGTTTCACCGCGAACGACCGCGACGTGCGCCGGTACGCCCTTCGCAAAGTGTTCCGTCAGCTCGACCTCGGTGCCGAGCTGGGCGCCAAGACGTTCGTGATGTGGGGTGGCCGCGAGGGCGCCGAATACGACTCCGCGAAGGACATCCGGCAGGCGCTCGAGCGCTACCGCGAGGCCGTCAACTTGCTCGGCGATTACGTCACCGACAAGGGTTACGACATCAAGTTCGCCATCGAGCCGAAGCCGAACGAGCCGCGCGGCGACATCCTGCTGCCCACGCTCGGTCACGCCATCGCCTTCATCGACTCGCTCGAGCGTCCCGAGCTCGTGGGCCTCAACCCCGAGGTCGGCCACGAGCAGATGGCGGGCCTGAACTTCGCCGCCGGCATCGCGCAGGCGCTGTACCACGGCAAGCTCTTCCACATCGACCTCAACGGTCAGCGCGGCATCAAGTACGACCAGGACCTCGTGTTCGGTCACGGCGACCTGCACAATGCGTTCGCGCTCGTCGACCTGCTCGAGAACGGCGGCCCCGGCGGCATCCCCGCGTACGAGGGCCCCCGCCACTTCGACTACAAGCCGAGCCGCACCGAGGACGAGACCGGCGTCTGGGAGTCCGCGGCGGCGAACATGCGCACCTACCTGCTGCTCAAGGAGCGGGCGGCGGCGTTCCGCGCCGACCCCGAGGTGCAAGAGGCGCTCGCCGCGGCCAAGGTGGACGAGCTGTCGACACCGACCCTGAACCCGGGCGAGACCTACGACGACTTCCTCGCCGACCGTTCGGCCTACGAGGACTTCGACCCGGCGGCCTACTTCGGCGGCAAGGGCGGCGGGTTCGTCCGACTGCAGCAGCTCGCGACCGAGCACCTGCTCGGCGCTCGCTGA
- a CDS encoding Gfo/Idh/MocA family protein: protein MGRPHAVGIVGLGVISRQYLDTFAAGSAVRIVAVADLDAARAAEAAASLPHARAMSVDDLMAGGEVQTVLNLTIPAAHADIARAAIAAGRSVYGEKPLTMTVAEGRDLVAAADAAGVRFGGAPDTVLGTGVQTARRLIDDGALGRPVAATATWISPGHEAWHPAPDFYYAPGGGPLFDMGPYYLTSLVHLLGPVVAVSGAGRRMRAERTIATGPRAGRTVPVEVDTHVSGLLEHASGAVSTIVTSFDGVATSAPPIEVHGDAGSLMVPDPNMFDGDVRIRRLGGVDWETVAPSAGYVGAGRGVGLIDAFTSPTGPRADARMALHVLDVMESLLRSSRENRRVEIDTRVDVPPLVPLTPPERWR, encoded by the coding sequence GTGGGCCGGCCGCACGCCGTAGGCATCGTCGGGCTCGGGGTCATCTCGCGCCAGTACCTCGACACGTTCGCCGCCGGAAGTGCCGTGCGAATCGTGGCCGTTGCGGATCTGGATGCCGCGCGCGCGGCCGAGGCAGCGGCATCCCTTCCGCACGCCCGGGCGATGTCGGTCGATGACCTGATGGCCGGTGGCGAGGTGCAGACGGTGCTCAACCTGACGATCCCTGCTGCGCACGCGGACATCGCCCGCGCCGCGATCGCGGCCGGCAGGTCCGTCTACGGCGAGAAGCCGCTGACGATGACGGTCGCGGAGGGGCGGGATCTCGTGGCGGCCGCGGATGCCGCCGGCGTGCGGTTCGGCGGCGCCCCTGACACCGTCCTCGGCACCGGGGTGCAGACCGCCCGCCGGCTCATCGACGACGGCGCGCTCGGGCGGCCGGTCGCGGCGACCGCGACCTGGATCTCGCCGGGGCACGAGGCGTGGCATCCCGCCCCCGACTTCTACTACGCGCCCGGCGGCGGGCCGCTGTTCGACATGGGGCCGTACTATCTGACGAGTCTCGTCCATCTGCTCGGGCCGGTCGTCGCCGTCTCGGGCGCCGGGCGCCGCATGCGCGCCGAGCGGACGATCGCGACGGGCCCGCGCGCCGGCCGGACCGTGCCCGTCGAGGTCGACACGCATGTCAGCGGACTCCTGGAGCACGCGAGCGGAGCGGTCTCGACCATCGTGACGAGCTTCGACGGCGTCGCGACGTCCGCGCCGCCGATCGAGGTGCACGGTGATGCCGGATCGCTCATGGTCCCCGACCCGAACATGTTCGACGGCGACGTCCGCATCCGCAGACTCGGCGGGGTGGACTGGGAGACCGTCGCGCCGTCGGCGGGCTACGTCGGCGCCGGTCGCGGCGTCGGGCTCATCGACGCGTTCACGTCGCCGACGGGCCCCCGCGCCGACGCTCGCATGGCGCTGCACGTCCTCGACGTGATGGAGAGCCTGCTGCGGTCCTCGCGCGAGAACCGCCGGGTCGAGATCGACACGCGCGTCGACGTGCCGCCCCTCGTCCCGCTGACCCCGCCGGAGCGCTGGCGGTGA
- a CDS encoding LacI family DNA-binding transcriptional regulator, which translates to MSDHPRVTLAMIAAEAGVSKATVSKVLNGRTDVSAGTRSRLERLLQSHGYRRRPAASPSRTIEVVLSDLDAGWSLEVTGGIERTAHEAGFSVILTVSGDRHAPADEWLDGVLLRRPAGVVLMFADLPREQREKLRARGMPFAIIAPSGDPSPGVPSVGSANRDGAFAATRHLIELGHRRIAAITGPRDMMCSVARLEGYREAMAAARLPVDPDWVRFGTFLPAGGEVHARELLARRDRPTAVFAGSDLQALGVIAAATATGLAVPTDLSVVGYDDIALARWMSPQLTTVHQPLARMGAEAARMVLHLAEGGVADSRRIDLPARLVVRGSSAPVAA; encoded by the coding sequence ATGTCCGATCACCCCCGCGTCACGCTCGCGATGATCGCCGCCGAAGCAGGCGTCTCGAAAGCCACCGTGTCGAAGGTCCTCAACGGCCGCACCGATGTCTCGGCAGGCACGCGATCGCGCCTCGAGAGGCTGCTGCAGAGCCACGGCTACCGGCGCCGCCCCGCGGCATCCCCCTCCCGCACGATCGAAGTGGTCCTGTCCGATCTCGACGCGGGCTGGTCGCTCGAGGTCACCGGCGGGATCGAGCGCACCGCGCACGAGGCGGGCTTCTCCGTGATCCTCACCGTGAGCGGAGATCGTCATGCCCCCGCGGACGAGTGGCTCGACGGCGTGCTGCTGCGCCGCCCGGCGGGCGTCGTGCTCATGTTCGCCGACCTTCCCCGGGAGCAGCGAGAGAAGCTGCGGGCACGGGGGATGCCGTTCGCCATCATCGCCCCGTCAGGCGATCCCTCGCCCGGGGTCCCCTCGGTGGGCTCAGCGAATCGCGACGGCGCGTTCGCGGCGACGCGTCACCTCATCGAGCTGGGGCATCGTCGGATCGCCGCGATCACCGGTCCGCGCGACATGATGTGCTCCGTCGCCCGCCTCGAGGGCTACCGGGAGGCCATGGCCGCCGCCCGTCTTCCCGTCGACCCGGACTGGGTGCGTTTCGGCACCTTCCTCCCGGCAGGCGGCGAAGTGCACGCGCGTGAGCTCCTGGCGCGGCGGGACCGGCCCACCGCCGTCTTCGCCGGCAGCGACCTGCAGGCGCTGGGGGTGATCGCCGCCGCGACCGCGACAGGGCTGGCCGTGCCAACGGATCTCTCGGTGGTGGGCTACGACGACATCGCCCTGGCTCGGTGGATGAGCCCGCAGCTCACCACCGTGCACCAGCCACTCGCACGCATGGGGGCCGAGGCGGCGCGCATGGTGCTCCATCTCGCGGAAGGCGGGGTCGCCGATTCTCGGCGCATCGACCTGCCCGCGCGTCTGGTCGTCCGAGGCAGTTCGGCACCCGTGGCCGCCTGA
- a CDS encoding xylulokinase, with translation MVLVMGVDSSTQSCKVVIADAATGAILRTGRATHPDGTSVDPEAWWIALQAAIADAGGMGDVAAWSIGGQQHGMVALDDAGRVVRDALLWNDTRSAGAASDLTTELGAEQLAQRSGLVPVASFTITKLRWLRDAEPDNAARVAAVALPHDWLTWRLRGFGPDRPDLAELITDRSDASGTGYWDPSSGDYDRDLLVAALGRDAILPRVLPALGHVADADGRRVAPGAGDNAGAALGVGARAGDVVVSIGTSGTVFAVSETRTVDPTGTVAGFADASGRFLPLVATLNAARVLDATARLLGVDHDGLTDLAAAAEPGAGGVVLVPWFEGERTPNLPQARASLSGLSLENTTRENLARAAVEGMLAGLATGLDAIRALGVTAERVLLVGGAARNPAVAAAAAQVFDVPVAVPAPGEYVARGAALQAAAVLAGAWPEWSVDMDREAASDPRPLVREQYDRVALRRAEEAR, from the coding sequence ATGGTCCTGGTGATGGGCGTCGATTCGTCGACGCAGTCGTGCAAGGTCGTGATCGCGGATGCCGCGACCGGCGCCATTCTCCGGACGGGGCGGGCCACGCACCCGGACGGCACGTCCGTCGATCCCGAGGCGTGGTGGATCGCGCTCCAGGCGGCGATCGCGGACGCCGGCGGAATGGGGGACGTCGCCGCCTGGTCGATCGGCGGCCAGCAGCACGGCATGGTCGCGCTCGACGACGCGGGCCGCGTCGTGCGTGACGCGCTGCTGTGGAACGACACCCGTTCGGCGGGCGCGGCATCCGACCTCACGACCGAGCTCGGCGCCGAGCAGCTCGCGCAGCGCAGCGGGCTCGTCCCCGTGGCATCCTTCACGATCACGAAGCTGCGCTGGCTGCGGGATGCCGAACCGGACAACGCCGCGCGGGTGGCGGCCGTCGCGCTCCCGCACGATTGGCTCACATGGCGGCTGCGGGGCTTCGGGCCCGACCGTCCCGACCTCGCCGAGCTGATCACCGACCGCTCGGACGCATCGGGGACCGGGTACTGGGACCCGTCCAGCGGCGACTACGACCGCGACCTGCTCGTCGCCGCCCTCGGTCGCGACGCGATCCTGCCGCGCGTGCTGCCGGCCCTCGGTCATGTGGCCGACGCCGACGGTCGCCGCGTCGCCCCCGGCGCCGGCGACAACGCGGGCGCGGCGCTCGGCGTGGGCGCCCGCGCCGGCGACGTCGTCGTCTCGATCGGCACGTCGGGGACCGTCTTCGCCGTCAGCGAGACGCGCACCGTCGACCCGACCGGAACGGTCGCCGGATTCGCGGACGCGTCCGGCCGGTTCCTGCCGCTCGTCGCGACCCTCAACGCGGCGCGGGTGCTCGATGCGACCGCGCGGCTGCTGGGCGTCGACCACGACGGCCTCACCGACCTCGCCGCCGCCGCTGAGCCCGGTGCCGGCGGCGTCGTCCTCGTGCCGTGGTTCGAGGGCGAGCGGACGCCGAACCTGCCGCAGGCGCGTGCGTCGCTGTCCGGCCTCTCGCTGGAGAACACGACCCGCGAGAACCTGGCCCGCGCCGCCGTCGAGGGGATGCTCGCGGGTCTTGCGACCGGCCTCGACGCGATCCGGGCGCTCGGCGTGACCGCAGAGCGCGTCCTCCTCGTCGGCGGCGCCGCGCGCAATCCCGCCGTCGCGGCCGCGGCCGCGCAGGTCTTCGACGTTCCCGTCGCCGTCCCCGCCCCCGGCGAGTACGTCGCCCGCGGTGCCGCGCTGCAGGCCGCGGCCGTCCTCGCCGGCGCCTGGCCGGAATGGTCCGTCGACATGGATCGGGAGGCCGCATCCGACCCTCGCCCGCTCGTGCGCGAGCAGTACGATCGCGTCGCGCTGCGCCGCGCGGAGGAGGCCCGCTGA
- a CDS encoding alpha-N-arabinofuranosidase yields the protein MTTARVTLDPRLSVGEVDRRLFGSFVEHLGRCVYDGLYEPSHPSADEDGFRTDVMALVRELGVTTVRYPGGNFVSGYRWEDGVGPREERPRRLDLAWHSTETNEIGLDEFARWARKTDTELMYAVNLGTRGVLEALDVLEYANVPGGSFWSDRRAANGTPQPHGIRMWCLGNEMDGPWQLGASTPAEYAEIASKTAKAMRQVDPGVELVVCGSSGAQMPTFGEWERVVLERTYEDVDFISCHAYYEPKDGDDGSFLASATDMDRFIESVVATADAVGAARGSDKRINISFDEWNVWYQSRFTEVDKITEIDQWPVAPRLLEDSYRVMDAVVVGNLLISLLRHADRVKAASLAQLVNVIAPIMTEPGGPAWRQTTFFPFAESARLSRGRALDVRLDSPEYDTAQYGRVPIVDAVATHDPATGSTALFAVNRSLDEEVTLEIDLTLLGEVTTMTAQVLADDDMHARNTLEDPERVALRELHLDRSADGVVRVALPRVSWVVVTLR from the coding sequence ATGACCACTGCACGCGTGACCCTCGACCCTCGCCTGTCTGTGGGAGAGGTGGACCGCCGACTCTTCGGCTCCTTCGTGGAGCACCTGGGACGCTGCGTGTACGACGGGCTGTACGAGCCCTCGCATCCCTCCGCCGACGAGGACGGCTTCCGCACCGACGTCATGGCCCTCGTGCGCGAGCTCGGCGTCACCACCGTGCGGTACCCGGGCGGCAACTTCGTCTCGGGCTACCGCTGGGAGGACGGTGTCGGTCCCCGGGAGGAGCGTCCCCGTCGCCTCGACCTCGCCTGGCACTCCACCGAGACGAACGAGATCGGCCTCGATGAGTTCGCTCGCTGGGCGCGCAAGACCGACACCGAGCTCATGTACGCCGTGAACCTCGGGACGCGTGGCGTGCTCGAGGCGCTCGACGTGCTCGAATACGCGAACGTCCCCGGCGGCTCGTTCTGGTCGGACCGCCGCGCCGCGAACGGCACGCCCCAGCCGCACGGTATCCGGATGTGGTGTCTCGGAAACGAGATGGACGGCCCCTGGCAGCTCGGCGCGAGCACGCCGGCCGAGTACGCCGAGATCGCATCGAAGACGGCGAAGGCGATGCGACAGGTCGACCCCGGCGTCGAGCTCGTGGTCTGCGGCAGCTCGGGCGCGCAGATGCCCACGTTCGGCGAGTGGGAGCGTGTCGTCCTCGAGCGCACGTACGAGGACGTCGACTTCATCTCGTGCCACGCGTACTACGAGCCGAAAGACGGCGATGACGGCAGCTTCCTGGCATCCGCGACCGACATGGACCGCTTCATCGAGAGCGTCGTCGCGACCGCCGACGCCGTGGGGGCGGCCCGCGGCAGCGACAAGCGGATCAACATCTCGTTCGACGAATGGAACGTCTGGTATCAGTCGCGGTTCACCGAGGTCGACAAGATCACCGAGATCGACCAGTGGCCCGTTGCGCCGCGTCTGCTGGAGGACAGCTATCGGGTGATGGATGCCGTCGTCGTGGGCAACCTGCTGATCTCCCTCCTGCGTCACGCCGACCGGGTCAAGGCGGCGAGCCTCGCCCAGCTCGTGAATGTGATCGCGCCGATCATGACCGAGCCCGGCGGTCCCGCCTGGCGTCAGACCACGTTCTTCCCCTTCGCGGAGTCCGCCCGTCTCTCGCGCGGCCGCGCACTCGACGTCCGGCTCGACTCGCCCGAGTACGACACGGCGCAGTACGGTCGCGTTCCGATTGTCGATGCGGTCGCCACGCACGACCCCGCCACGGGGTCGACGGCACTGTTCGCCGTCAATCGCAGCCTCGACGAAGAGGTGACGCTCGAGATCGACCTCACGCTGCTCGGAGAGGTGACCACGATGACCGCGCAGGTGCTCGCCGACGACGACATGCACGCGCGGAACACGCTCGAGGATCCGGAGCGTGTCGCGCTCCGCGAGCTCCACCTCGACCGGAGCGCCGACGGCGTCGTGAGGGTCGCACTGCCGCGGGTGTCGTGGGTCGTGGTCACGCTGCGGTGA